In Apium graveolens cultivar Ventura chromosome 10, ASM990537v1, whole genome shotgun sequence, the following are encoded in one genomic region:
- the LOC141691164 gene encoding protein FAR1-RELATED SEQUENCE 5-like: MTRSLIELFNKSGIETGKVMKFLSETNRGVENLGFSNQDVHNVIRDIRRRVFDSDDGNRVWGLVWVDPRSMNAYKNFGDVVTFDSTYRTNRDETEASYKWVLRTWLEAVDNKPPRTIITDQDIALGNAIAEVMPMPQTKYTYCTWHISSKFPEKLSYLYTNYPEFKTEFNACVYKSLTPTEFEGKWEQLVEKYDLEDHAWLNDMYAIRTQWIGAYTKQHFSADMTTTSRSESTNSFFDEYMQSSTGLKEFIENSQKALETQYLKEVKADYASEQLERRLVLHSSLEMHASEIYTKEMFKRFQKELMKSTCYIVNSVKNNGTYMSKLYLIEKATLPENCRRKYRVTVFMYEKIECSCKKFEHSGMICKHIIRYLDKKQKIKIPESLIIGRWTMNGNKIVGPLPYAPPGIGNDGASQPLREKRYLKDAFADEERRERTHVAKTQEDYQHDPIFDPPTSKTK; this comes from the exons ATGACGCGATCATTGATTGAGTTGTTTAACAAATCGGGAATTGAGACGGGCAAAGTAATGAAGTTTCTTAGCGAGACAAATCGGGGTGTTGAAAATCTTGGTTTTTCTAATCAAGACGTACATAATGTCATACGTGATATTCGGCGCCGAGTGTTTGATTCGG ATGATGGGAATCGTGTATGGGGTTTGGTGTGGGTTGATCCTCGGTCCATGAACGCGTACAAGAATTTTGGTGATGTGGTTACGTTTGATTCAACTTACCGGACGAATAG GGATGAGACTGAGGCATCGTATAAGTGGGTTTTGAGGACATGGTTGGAAGCCGTCGACAATAAACCGCCTCGAACAATTATTACTGATCAAGACATTGCATTGGGAAATGCCATTGCCGAGGTCATGCCTATGCCACAAACAAAGTATACGTATTGTACATGGCATATAAGTAGTAAGTTTCCCGAGAAGTTGTCTTATTTGTACACAAATTATCCGGAGTTCAAGACAGAGTTTAATGCATGTGTGTACAAGTCGTTGACACCTACAGAATTTGAAGGTAAATGGGAGCAATTAGTCGAGAAGTACGATCTTGAGGATCATGCTTGGTTAAATGACATGTATGCTATTAGAACTCAATGGATTGGTGCTTACACGAAGCAACATTTTTCCGCCGACATGACTACAACTTCAAGAAGCGAGTCTACAAATTCTTTTTTTGATGAATATATGCAATCATCTACCGGTTTGAAGGAATTCATTGAGAACTCCCAAAAGGCTTTGGAGACACAATATCTGAAGGAGGTTAAAGCCGATTATGCCAGCGAACAATTGGAAAGGAGATTAGTTTTGCACTCATCCTTGGAAATGCATGCATCCGAAATCTACACGAAAGAAATGTTCAAACGGTTTCAAAAGGAGCTTATGAAAAGTACATGTTACATCGTGAACAGTGTCAAAAACAATGGAACTTATATGTCGAAACTGTATTTGATTGAGAAGGCTACCCTGCCGGAGAATTGCAGAAGAAAATATCGAGTGACGGTTTTCATGTATGAAAAAATTGAATGTTCGTGTAAGAAGTTTGAACATTCCGGGATGATTTGCAAACACATAATCCGTTATCTTGacaaaaaacaaaaaatcaaGATACCAGAAAGTCTCATCATTGGTAGGTGGACAATGAACGGCAACAAAATTGTGGGGCCTCTTCCATATGCTCCTCCCGGTATTGGTAATGATGGTGCGTCACAACCATTAAG AGAGAAGAGATACTTGAAAGATGCTTTTGCAGATGAAGAGCGTAGAGAAAGAACCCATGTGGCGAAAACTCAAGAGGACTACCAACATGATCCAATATTTGATCCTCCAACGTCGAAAACTAAATGA